The following is a genomic window from Artemia franciscana chromosome 4, ASM3288406v1, whole genome shotgun sequence.
TGAATATCGATATAATCTATTGACTGAGCCAATCATAattgttcgtaaaacttgttgatTGGCTAATTCCAAAACCTTGTCTAGATAGAGAAAAActgcaaatgaaaaataaataataagtggAATAAAATACAATATAGCCTATCTTCCGTATAGAATGATTTCGGTTCGTTTTTAGTTATTgtgttgttattttcttttactactttaaaatattttttccacaaaatattcTAGAGCATATTGATTTCCTCAAGTCAATCCCTAAAGTACTACGCTTTCAATTAAAGATTAACTCCGTTAATTTAAATAGATATAGATTGATTGAAAAAACTCGAATTTGAGACTCATTTCGGATTCAGTTGAAATTTAGTAtgacttgaaaaagaaaatgttaaatattattgagctgtattatattttttatacatatatctgtatatatatatatatatatatatatatatatatatatatatatatatatatatatatatatatatatatatatatatatattgtcttgATGGTAGGTTTATGTGATCAATCCGTATATTTGTTTTCTCTAACAGCTATGAGCTATGCTCTCCGTTTGGGAGTATTATCGTTTTGCTGTTGTGTTTTAATGAGGTGAGGCAATTAATCTCTCTATCTATCTAACGTGTTAGTAAGTgattctaactttttttttactatagaccatttctaattttcatctttcaaatttctaattattttcagACTTTGCCCCATTTTTCAAGTGAGTAACGTCTCAGGAGAGAATCTCGATCTCTTAAGAAGTTTCCTAAATTTATTATCTGCAAGAATGCCAGAATGCAGCATGGATCATGTGAATGATCCAGCCGAGTTTCAAATTGATGATACTTATTCAGTTCCTGTGAgttgtatttttgttatgtattcATTATTGTAGCTCAAACCTGGTTCTTGTTACGCCCTTATTGCCCCTGAAACTGCCTCTTattatttaatatgcaaattaacaGTTCTAAAGATTTGCTGTAAATAAAGACATTTGATACAAGAATAtcgaaattttttaataaaatcgaTTTTTCGATCGTCATGTCGAATATCACTAAACACTAAGTCATAAGGTTGTAAAATCTCTTAGGCTGATGTAGACACAACTAACCAGTATTCAGTAAATATAGTTGCCACATATAGTGATTTGTCACTGttttagggaatttttttctcttatttgtttctggtgtttTATAGTAATCACTTTCTAACTTTTTTCCTATTAGTAATCACTAATAGGGACAAACTGTCCAACTGGATCCGGTCCTAATAGGAGTGTATCGTTGAGTTTAATACATCCACGTAATGCTGTTCCAGAAACAACTGTGCCAACGCcctagaataaaaataaatatttcaaaaatattttcaaagattttacatACCCTAGGAAGATATTGAATTACACAAAGACTATATTTTTcacataattatttttatctagATATTCGatatagctttttttagttatctttAGCTTTTTAGAAACGAGCACTTTGTAAGTTGCTGATGCCGagctttcatttttaatagaaatgaaatatataaaGGCATCAGAatagatttttgtaaaaatataaactttaggAACTTTGACAGTTTGAAAATATAATCCTTTCATGTACAGTTCCGTTAAGTGGTAGGGGAGGGGACAATGCCTCTTTAGATTTTTTCCCCTATtccttaatttggaaaataccTGTTTTTTGTAGTTACATTTTCGTTTACATATgcttttttgggtattttcattgaaaaaaaatcagaagagagACAAATTTGCCCACCCCCCTGAACATTGAAGAATACATCCCCTTTAAATTCTCGTCAAACGACACCTCTGTTTCAGAACCAATTAGGAACCTCAACAATGATTCAGTCCCCGAAGGTTTGATATTTGTAGTCTCATTACAAAGCAGCATCGAAAGAGAAGACCCAATTTCATGTAGAAGGTTGTAATAGAAATATGGCAACTCCTTCTCTGCAATAAAGGACTGAAGGTACTGCGAGGTACCCTTTGGTACTAGTGTATATAAAGATGTTAAAGGCACTGCAATGATATACTCCAAGGCTAAACTATTTCAGCTTATCAGAACAAGCTGCAAACCTACGAGTTCGTCTTGGCAAAAGTTAGATATGGATACACAGATGTAAAGAGGAAGGTAAGTGGATGAGCAAGCAGAGGACAGTCCTCAACACCTCGTCAAACCATTTTCTACTGTTATCACATTCTTCCACTGAAAGCACGATTTCCACCAAGAAATTGGTATGttaaagagagagaaaagggTAAAGGATACAGCACAAAATTCCAACCCGGCGGTGCTGACCttcgtttcatggcccttcagcccgAAAGTGCaattagagggggggggagacGGCCATCCTATTCTTTCAAGCACTTTCCCCACATTTCTCCAAGCACTTTAAagttgggtcgactctggctgcgTCTACATAGCCACGCCACTTATTCCGTCCCAAACCCAATAATAAGTGACACTAGGACTCCAGCCCGTGCCCTTACGGACAACTGATATGACCCCTTTTTGGTTTCTACATTTGTATAGATAGAAGTATAGAAGAGAAGGATATGTTCGATAACTTGTAGTAGTATACCTTGTTATAATCAATTCTGTTTGGTTACCGAAAGATATTAGTTGAAGATTTGAATTTAGTATAGGTTGAAGTTAGCATAAATTGAATTTAGCAAGATTTGAATTTAGGACGACATTGAAGTTAGcataaatttaaatgaaaatattattgtgCCACTGAGAGAAGAGGAAATAGATTTTTATGAACTTAAAATAAAGGTGGATGGAATATACTAAggtaataagagaaaaatacgGAGATCAAGAACAAATGTAAATTAAAaggtaaaataataataaaaaaaaaaatacgataatgaaaattaaagaaaaagaattaaggaTTTAAACAACCCctgaaaaaatctttcaaagtttttttatcgattcatttttctttaatttttttacagctAATAGGACTAACTTAGtatatttatgatattttttttagtctatATTGAGTTAAAAAGCCAAGGTGTTAGCATCATTTACAACACAACAGCCTCCCAAATCGTTACTCTTGGCAATTAAAACACTGATGGATCGGTCGCAACTCAGCCAAAAAGTTCTGTTAAGCGAACAACTGAGCAACGTCACTAAATGAATTCCGGCTGGTATTAAAGGTGAAATTTTCTGTTCTATCGAGAaaactttgatgaaaaaaacaacCTATGAATACATATTTAAACAAGAACAACAAAACCTCGTGAAAAATCTCAATATAAGTCTATAAGCACTgacaaaaaataagatatattaGTAAATTATAAAACATTACAGTTAAATTTTTGTACTATATTATTTCAGCCATGAATTCTACTGTTTGCTTTTGTTTTGGTTCTATTATATTTATAGGTTGCCTAAACAAGACTATTTTTAAGCAGTATTTTGCATGGCGTGCTGACTCTCACCTTTCAATGAAGTTGAATAGTTGTACTACTTTTATTAGCTTTATTTACTGATTGTATTTCGCTATTTAAGTCATATTTAGTAagttgaaaacagaaaaatggaGGAAAACATTATAGCTCTGAGCCGTTGATGCAAAATcattaatgaaatatgataccAAAATGCTGGCATTTCTAAGCAAGACCTTCTGCAATGGAGtgggaagacaaaaaaaaaaaattgtcacttCTTGAGAGGGGGTAAAAAGGGAAGCTTTGCATTGATCGCAGTGGTGGAGGAGGAGCGAGCGCAGCTGTGTTAACCTTAGTCGGCCTCACAACTGCGTTGGCCTTAAATCTTTcccgaaaagatttaaaggaaaactACACGAGAgggggtaaagagtgaagctttgaatacattgggatggaggaggaacgtgcGTGGCTCTGTTGGTATCAGGTGGCTTGGTTCTGCAGCGAGTTATTAATCGTAgttattgaagtttttttggGAGCTAAATTGCTATTGTTTCTACATCCAAGTTCAAGACtgtattttgttgattttatgaACAGGAAAAATGCatatttaactaaaaaatcaaaaaattgctTATTGAAATGTTCACTTTTTGGCAGCTAGCCTTATCGGTCTTTTAGAGATATGTTCACTTTGACTGGTCCAACAAGGAACTTTGAACTTTTCGATTCATTTTGAAAAGCATGCCTATAAGGAgtcattttagttttcaatataGATAGGACGGCTTATCAATGTACTCAAAAGCACATGCTTGGCTCAATAATTCGAAATCTGTATTCAGAAAGTGATTACTATAaaacaccagaaacaaataagagaaaaaaattccctaaaacagtgaaaaatcaCTCTATGTGGCAACTATATTTACTGAATACTGGTTAGTTGTGTCTACATCAGTCTAAGAGATTTTACAACCTTATGACTTAGTGTTTAGTGATATTCGACATGACGATCGAAAAAtcgattttattaaaaaatttcgaTATTCTTGTATCAAATGTCTTTATTTACAGCAAATCTTTAGAACtgttaatttgcatattaaataatAAGAGGCAGTTTCAGGGGCAATAAGGGCGTAACAAGAACCAGGTTTGAGCTACAATAATgaatacataacaaaaatacaacTCACAGGAACTGAATAAGTATCATCAATTTGAAACTCGGCTGGATCATTCACATGAGCTGGCATTCTTGCAGATAATAAATTTAGGAAACTTCTTAAGAGATCGAGATTCTCTCCTGAGACGTTACTCACTTGAAAAACGGGGCAAAGTctgaaaataattagaaatttgaaagatgaaaattagaaatggtctataagaaaaaaaaaaaaaaagttagaatcACTTACTAACACGTTAGATAGAGAGAGATTAATTGCCTCACCTCATTAAAACACAACAGCAAAACGATAATACTCCCAAACGGAGAGCATAGCTCATAGCTgttagagaaaataaatatacgGATTGATCACATAAACCTACCATCAAGACAACAaacaggaaataaaaaaaagcagataaaaaaaatagaaaataaaaggccagacaaaaagagaaaacaagtaATGCCAGGTAAACAGCGTAGAGGGGATGACCCCAACATggtcaaataaaacaaaaaacgactACGTTAAGGGCGTATGCTCCATCACCAAAGCTCGATATATAATTTATAcgctatatttatatatatatatatatatatatatatatatatatatatatatatatatatatatatatatagatatatgtataacaaaatatataatacagctcaataatatttaacattttctttttcaagttatactaaatttcAACTGAATCCGAAATAAGTCTCAAATTCGAGTTTTTTCAATcaatctatatttatttaaattaacggaGTTAATCTTTAATTGAAAGCGTAGTACTTTAGGGATTGACCTGAGGAAATCAATATGCTCTagaatattttgttgaaaaaatattttaaagtagtaaaagaaaataacaacacAATAACTAAAAACGAACCGAAATCATTCTATACGGAAGATAGGCTATATTGTATTTTATTccacttattatttatttttcatttgcagTTTTTCTCTATCTAGACAAGGTTTTGGAATTAGCCAatcaacaagttttacgaacaatTATGATTGGCTCAGTCAATAGATTATGTCGATATTCACCATCTAGGTAAATATGGTACTTCATATAATATTGTACGTATTTCTAGATACTAAGGAATCAAAAAAGAGCGAAGGAATACACGATAGTGCTGCAATGACGTTAAGCATTATATAAAAGGTGCTGCATtcaagcaatattttttattagtataaaatatgcAAAGAAgacaccctcccccctaaaaaaatactaagtaaaTGACCTTTAAAGCTTCCTTTATGTGAGTATAcgtaaaattttaagtaataaaatttaaatatcaaaagagaGAGCATCAGGATTTTAAAAATGCCTAGAAGAGAGTTGGCCCGAATTCAGTTGGGAACCACCGATCTACACAATACATCTACAACATACTTACGTTTCAGTTGTGAAATTTGTAGCACTGAAGACGACATCGTCGTGATTCTTAATCAAGATAGGGGTTTTTCGACAGCCTGGggattttaacattttcattaagagCCTTAACGTctcttttaaaatgttttggaGGTGCCATATCTATTTTGGTCACGACAACAAAAATAGGGATGTGTAGAGACAATGTCAACCCAAGGTGCTCCTTCGTCATACCAACGATCCCCATGTTCGCTCCAACCTACGAGAAGAagaccaatatatatatatatatatatatatatatatatatatatatatatatatatatatatatatatatatatatatatatatatatatatatatatatatatatatatatatatatatatatatatatatatatatatatatatatatatatatatatatatatataacatccCATAATAAGtaatacataataaacatatcatatataaggaataatttaatataatatagcATAAATAAGTAGATTGAAAAATCTTGTGCGCTGTGTATGGAATCGAGAATATTTATATTTCTCTAGAAAGTTAAGAGAGCTCCGAGAGaacgattaaaaaaataaacatcaagctaaatagaaaaaaaaaatgggaaagtTTGAAAACATTATAGCAAAATGACGATATGCAATCATATAATAAACTGCGGTTAGTCAAAACTATTAACGAGAAAATTGTGTGCCATATAgcgattttttttagcattaaattggtataataaaaaactatacCAGTCAAAATACCAGCCAATTCCATCCCTTTCTTATGAAGAGCAATTACTGCTAGCAGAACCCTTGATTCTGGCATGCTTTGCCACATTTTGTTCAAGGCCTCAGAAGATGATATATCTTAAGTCAATGTACAAGCTCATGGCTATCACAGCCGTTCCCCTAAATAATCCATCTTAAGAAAAGTAAGCTTCAGCGTGCCAAAACCCGCTGTTCAATAGTACTATCGAAAGGAGTACTAAAGCCACCTTCTCAATAAAGCCGACTTTGTAAGAATTTCTTTGTATAAAAGAACTATTTTCAGTAATTAATCACGTCATATAAGGGAAACTTTCACCATATATGGTATTATTTATAGTGCCCAGCTTGCTTTTATAAAATTCTACAATTGACAAAATTTTCGTTGGAATAATTTTTCACAACAAGATGTCATTGTTGATATTTTACAAGTTTACTTCTCCATTTCTATGGTACAAAAGTGCTATGTATCCAACAGGGTTATGTAATGTAGGTGATGGCTAAGTGATCGGTAATTTATTTTCTAGTCAAGTGTATCAGAAGTGTATCACAACAGTGGAAACAGGCTCTAgtgttaaagtaaaaaaaactaccagCGCTATCTAACATTTAACGACTTGGTTTTGACCAAAAACTGTCGCATACTTGTCTTTTCATGTAGTTCCAAATGGAGAACGGTGTAAAGAAAACACAATTCTTTCTAAAATACGCCAACTCGTCTACTTAATCTACTAAGGTTTcccaaaattaaattagatcgACTCCGCGCAGACTAGGTTTTGACTTAAAAtgattcttgaagaaaaaaaaatgctgattaATCATCACTtgcagaaaaataaactttaatcaTATTAAGTCTTATCTAACATCCAATTTGCTCTGAAACTTCCTACCTTTTAATTAAGTAACCAGACGCTACATTATAACTGGCGCCGGCAATTTCTGGTCGCTATTTCCCCTGTTAAATCACCAAGGATCCAACTCTTATAAGTGTCGTATTCTTTCGGTTCAACACTTAAGTTGACCTAGGTCTATCACAAGGGCCATCTAACAGTTGGcaattttttcgttctttttgcTCACCCTAAACTGCTGCAAGGTTGTCTTTCCGGGTATTTCAAACTGTATGGGAGggtaaacaaagaaaatttctgTCACCATTAGGCCTACAACCTTCAAGTCAACTAAACTATTTTAAGAAgtacgaaaataaaaagaacacgGAACCCAGTACCCAAAATCCTAAGCTTCCTTGTATTTTTGGGCACTTGTTATCCAAATTGTCAAATAATATTTGCTCTTATTATCCACCCCTCCCAATTTCTTTCATTCCCCCACccccacttttttttattgatccaTAGCAGCTTTTGATTCCTATCTTCACATGTTAAATAACCGGAGATCGAAATCTGAAAGTCATTCACTTTGTTTCTAGCATTTGAGCCGTTTAACATGAGTATGCTGGGTAGGTTTGATTGTATTTGATTAGCCTCACCTGTCACATCAAGCTTCGCTACATTTTCTGGCAGACA
Proteins encoded in this region:
- the LOC136026635 gene encoding GTP-binding protein 1-like, producing MKMLKSPGCRKTPILIKNHDDVVFSATNFTTETLCPVFQVSNVSGENLDLLRSFLNLLSARMPAHVNDPAEFQIDDTYSVPGVGTVVSGTALRGCIKLNDTLLLGPDPVGQFVPISDY